A single genomic interval of Salinarchaeum sp. IM2453 harbors:
- the rio1 gene encoding serine/threonine-protein kinase Rio1, translating to MEDGYGLLDQSQAEEPGDEWEEIDVSDTEADQIARKRDREFNEFRKRIKDADQFKVAESVFDEATFAALYRLVQGGIIDAFGGPVSTGKEANVYTARAGKHAQEELETDDTEIAVKIYRISASDFTDMRDYLVGDPRFEELGDKKRIVLAWTRKEFANLKRARKAGVRVPQPLAVERNVLAMEFIGKGTSRAKRLDEVNVENPQTAYEVVREYIRRLYDAGLVHGDLSEYNLLFHRGQIVVIDVGQAVTIHHPNAEEFLKRDCENIASFFSRQGYSVTGNELVSYLREHADPYP from the coding sequence ATGGAAGATGGCTACGGACTTTTAGACCAGTCACAGGCAGAAGAACCTGGTGACGAGTGGGAAGAAATTGATGTTTCGGATACCGAAGCTGATCAGATTGCACGAAAACGGGATCGTGAATTTAACGAATTCCGTAAGCGTATCAAGGATGCTGATCAGTTTAAGGTAGCTGAGTCTGTTTTTGATGAAGCAACCTTTGCTGCGCTCTATCGACTTGTCCAAGGTGGCATTATCGATGCTTTTGGCGGTCCAGTCTCAACAGGGAAGGAAGCAAATGTTTACACTGCTCGTGCCGGTAAGCACGCACAAGAAGAACTTGAGACAGATGATACAGAAATCGCTGTGAAGATCTACCGGATTTCAGCATCTGACTTTACTGACATGCGTGATTATCTTGTTGGTGATCCTCGATTTGAGGAGCTTGGCGATAAAAAACGTATTGTGCTTGCTTGGACACGCAAAGAATTTGCAAATCTTAAGCGTGCACGCAAAGCAGGTGTCCGAGTTCCGCAACCGCTTGCAGTTGAACGGAATGTCCTTGCGATGGAATTTATTGGAAAAGGCACCTCTCGGGCTAAACGACTGGACGAAGTAAATGTTGAGAATCCCCAAACAGCATATGAAGTCGTTCGGGAGTATATCCGTCGCCTCTATGATGCTGGCCTTGTCCATGGTGACTTGTCGGAGTATAATCTTCTTTTTCACCGTGGACAAATCGTCGTAATTGATGTAGGTCAAGCCGTTACAATTCACCATCCGAATGCTGAAGAATTTCTAAAACGCGATTGTGAGAACATTGCCTCTTTCTTCTCTCGACAAGGATATTCTGTTACTGGGAATGAGCTTGTTTCATACCTTCGGGAACATGCCGATCCATATCCCTGA
- a CDS encoding sodium:solute symporter, with the protein MMNLDQTTIIVLVTTVLYLAFVIGIGEYARRKTTGTREDFLMASRSFGTIVLLFALLATNMTSFVLLGAPGLAYEAGIGAYGYIIGLSTLILPLLLATVGYRFWLAGQKFGHLTPGQLFAHRLDSRPLGVFIMSLMTFWTIPYLLLAAIGSGIAFDVLTDGTVPYWFGAFLPLAVVFVYLLVGGMRATGWTNVFQGLIFIVFLWGLLVILGTQLGGFRAATEATASAAPEHLTRDGPPQFSARMWFSFALMISINAIMYPHMFRRLMVALNEATIRRLLVLYPIGLLLTWTPAVLIGFWGAGQIEGLTGPEIDNILPLLVLEFTPPILIGLALAGILAAIMSSLDAQTLSISTMLSQDVFREYTSISDQREVWATRVSIALILGITYILALIQPNTIVGIAEFAFSGYALLFFPLVVSLYWRRATSIAAWVGLTWGFIGLLLFEVGILPQWLTFGFMPFIPLFVSQAVVTILVCFMTDPPSQKRIQEYFQLYKQSW; encoded by the coding sequence ATGATGAATCTTGATCAAACGACGATAATTGTTCTTGTCACGACAGTACTTTATCTCGCATTTGTCATTGGGATTGGCGAGTATGCCAGACGCAAAACAACAGGAACACGCGAGGATTTTCTCATGGCATCCCGATCGTTTGGAACAATTGTACTGCTTTTTGCACTACTGGCAACGAATATGACCTCTTTTGTCCTCCTCGGTGCCCCTGGGTTAGCATATGAGGCTGGTATTGGTGCATATGGATATATTATTGGCCTATCGACGCTGATCTTGCCCCTTTTGCTTGCTACTGTTGGATATCGATTCTGGCTTGCTGGACAGAAATTTGGCCACCTAACCCCCGGCCAACTATTTGCTCATCGGCTTGACTCACGGCCTCTTGGTGTTTTTATTATGTCACTGATGACGTTTTGGACAATTCCATATCTATTGTTAGCAGCCATTGGCAGTGGTATTGCGTTTGATGTCCTTACTGACGGAACTGTCCCATATTGGTTCGGAGCTTTCCTCCCACTTGCTGTTGTATTTGTTTATCTCCTTGTTGGTGGTATGCGCGCTACTGGATGGACAAATGTGTTTCAGGGACTCATATTTATTGTCTTTCTCTGGGGGTTATTGGTTATTCTTGGAACCCAGCTTGGCGGATTTCGAGCTGCAACAGAAGCAACTGCTTCTGCTGCTCCAGAGCATCTCACACGTGATGGTCCGCCTCAGTTTTCAGCACGAATGTGGTTCAGCTTTGCTCTGATGATCTCAATTAATGCGATAATGTACCCGCATATGTTCCGTCGGTTGATGGTTGCACTCAATGAGGCAACGATCCGGCGTCTACTTGTTTTGTATCCAATAGGATTGCTTTTGACATGGACTCCTGCTGTCCTGATTGGATTCTGGGGTGCTGGACAAATTGAAGGACTTACCGGCCCAGAAATCGATAACATACTACCCCTTCTCGTGCTTGAGTTTACACCACCTATCTTAATTGGGCTTGCACTTGCTGGTATTCTGGCAGCAATTATGTCAAGTCTCGACGCTCAGACTCTGTCCATTAGCACGATGCTATCTCAAGACGTATTTCGTGAATATACTTCTATTTCTGATCAACGTGAAGTTTGGGCAACCCGTGTTTCAATAGCTCTTATTCTTGGTATTACGTATATCCTTGCTCTCATTCAACCAAATACTATCGTAGGTATTGCTGAGTTTGCCTTTTCAGGATACGCACTTCTTTTCTTTCCTCTCGTTGTGAGTCTCTACTGGAGACGAGCAACAAGTATTGCGGCTTGGGTTGGGCTCACTTGGGGATTTATTGGATTGTTACTGTTTGAGGTTGGCATCCTTCCACAGTGGCTGACGTTCGGGTTCATGCCGTTTATTCCGTTGTTCGTCTCACAAGCAGTTGTAACTATTCTTGTTTGCTTTATGACTGACCCTCCTTCGCAGAAGCGTATTCAAGAATACTTCCAACTTTATAAACAATCTTGGTAA
- a CDS encoding KH domain-containing protein, with product MQHVKIPQDRIGVLIGEGGETLREIEEQAGIRLNVDSENGAVSIDEQADADPVRTLKGPDIVRAIGRGFAPEEALSLLDDEMMMFDLLDIDAVARNKNDLRRKKGRLIGEDGRTRELMEELTGASVVIYGSTLGMIGQPEQVQAVRDAAEMLLDGAPHGAVYSFLEERHNEIKRNELDYHRFPGSS from the coding sequence ATGCAACACGTGAAGATTCCGCAGGATCGTATCGGTGTGCTGATTGGAGAGGGTGGAGAAACCCTCCGAGAGATTGAAGAGCAAGCTGGAATTCGGCTCAATGTTGATTCTGAGAATGGGGCAGTCAGTATCGACGAACAAGCTGATGCCGATCCTGTCCGAACACTCAAAGGCCCTGATATTGTTCGCGCCATCGGCCGTGGCTTTGCGCCAGAAGAAGCGCTCTCACTTCTTGATGACGAGATGATGATGTTTGATCTACTTGATATTGATGCCGTAGCCCGGAACAAAAACGATCTTCGACGGAAGAAAGGGCGCCTTATCGGTGAAGACGGTCGGACAAGAGAACTCATGGAAGAACTTACTGGCGCAAGTGTAGTCATCTATGGCTCAACGCTCGGTATGATTGGACAGCCAGAGCAGGTACAAGCTGTTCGTGATGCTGCTGAGATGCTTCTTGACGGCGCACCTCATGGTGCCGTGTATTCGTTCCTTGAGGAGCGACATAACGAAATTAAGCGAAACGAACTCGACTATCATCGATTTCCTGGTAGTTCCTGA
- a CDS encoding AAA family ATPase, whose protein sequence is MKINDIVERLEEVRSDAEDRTVDTEEGILVDQIEEVEKRLIEFGNALGGDVSDVTDLPFTEEATKDKMPEPLYVRHDQEMLNQITSWLLQGQHIGLVSPYGTGKSSFREIVLRDLSTHDDFIITAVRNASETTPRQLYQTILRAAFDAGYELNTDDYWQTRDGIPWATEEARRAVEEIAEKVLEDDALLYLLIDEIEVLPEELLSPIQVAGDSGIRLFLMGTLEGKERVGDLRNTLNSRLRYYEGIEPFSPTDVDEYVARSLAYFRGESYEGQSQQLFTKAAIKDIHEETEGVPREVRIECRELFTRAAFVWYRTGQPIDRIQVTPQLRHKRFGMEY, encoded by the coding sequence ATGAAAATCAACGACATCGTTGAGCGGCTTGAGGAGGTTCGGTCGGACGCAGAAGACAGAACGGTTGACACAGAGGAGGGTATCCTTGTCGATCAAATCGAGGAGGTTGAGAAGCGTCTCATTGAGTTTGGAAATGCTCTTGGTGGTGATGTCTCTGATGTTACTGATCTCCCATTTACTGAAGAAGCAACTAAAGACAAGATGCCAGAGCCGCTGTATGTTCGCCACGACCAAGAGATGTTAAATCAGATCACAAGTTGGCTTCTACAAGGACAACATATCGGTCTTGTTAGTCCATATGGCACAGGTAAAAGCTCTTTTCGGGAGATTGTACTACGCGATCTGAGTACACATGATGACTTTATAATCACTGCTGTCCGAAACGCAAGTGAAACTACCCCGCGTCAATTATATCAGACAATACTTCGTGCTGCCTTCGACGCCGGATACGAACTTAACACCGATGACTACTGGCAAACCCGAGATGGAATCCCATGGGCAACTGAGGAAGCCCGGCGAGCTGTCGAAGAAATCGCGGAGAAAGTCCTTGAAGATGATGCACTCCTGTACCTGCTTATTGATGAAATCGAGGTTCTTCCTGAAGAGCTTTTGTCTCCCATTCAGGTTGCCGGAGATTCGGGAATCCGACTTTTTTTGATGGGAACGCTCGAAGGAAAAGAGCGAGTTGGCGACCTCCGCAACACGCTTAATTCTCGTCTCCGCTACTATGAGGGTATTGAGCCATTTTCTCCTACTGATGTCGATGAATATGTCGCCAGATCACTTGCGTATTTCCGTGGCGAGTCATATGAGGGGCAATCCCAGCAGCTTTTCACTAAAGCCGCTATCAAAGATATTCACGAAGAGACTGAAGGCGTTCCCCGTGAAGTCCGTATTGAATGTCGAGAATTATTTACCCGGGCTGCATTTGTGTGGTATCGTACTGGACAGCCAATTGATCGTATCCAAGTTACCCCACAACTTCGCCACAAACGCTTTGGAATGGAATACTAG
- the thsA gene encoding thermosome subunit alpha translates to MGNQPLIVLSDDSQRTSGDDAHSMNISAGEAVSESVRTTLGPKGMDKMLVDSTGNVVVTNDGVTILQEMEIEHPAANMIVEVAETQETEVGDGTTTSVVIAGELLKKAEDQLDQDIHATTLAQGYRRAAARAKEALEDIAIDVDQDDDELLSSIAATAMTGKGAESARDTLSELVVRAVQSVADEEGIDTDNVKVENVVGGSIQESELVEGVIVDKERVHDDMPYFAEDANVAVLDDGIEVPETEIDAEVNVTDPDQLQEFLDREEEQLREMVDHLVDIGADVVFAQDGIDDMAQHFLAQEGILAARRVKSSDADRIARATGARVVSNVDDVTEDDLGYAGSVTQKDIAGDQRLFVEDVDKAKSVTLILRGGTEHVVDEVERAIEDAMGVVRVTLEDGKVLPGGGAPEIEVAQELANFADSVGGREQIAVETFAEALDVIPRTLAENAGHDPIDSIVELRSQHDAGESAAGLDAYSGEVINMADDGVVEPLRVKTQAIESATEAAVMILRIDDVIAAGELAGGQTGDDDDDEMPGGPGGPGGAGMGGMGGGMGGGMGGMM, encoded by the coding sequence ATGGGTAATCAACCTCTTATTGTTCTTTCTGATGATAGCCAGCGTACCTCCGGTGATGATGCACACTCAATGAATATTTCGGCTGGAGAAGCCGTAAGTGAGTCAGTACGAACGACACTTGGTCCAAAAGGAATGGACAAAATGCTTGTCGATTCGACAGGCAATGTCGTTGTTACCAACGATGGTGTTACAATTCTTCAGGAAATGGAGATTGAGCATCCAGCAGCAAATATGATCGTCGAGGTCGCCGAAACACAAGAAACCGAAGTAGGTGATGGGACGACAACCTCTGTTGTTATCGCCGGTGAACTCCTCAAGAAAGCTGAAGATCAACTTGATCAGGACATTCACGCAACAACGCTTGCGCAAGGTTATCGGCGTGCTGCCGCGCGAGCAAAAGAAGCGCTTGAGGACATTGCAATTGATGTAGATCAAGACGATGATGAACTTCTTAGTTCAATTGCAGCAACCGCGATGACTGGCAAGGGTGCTGAAAGTGCTCGTGACACCCTTTCCGAACTTGTTGTCCGTGCTGTTCAGAGCGTTGCGGATGAAGAAGGCATCGACACTGACAACGTCAAAGTTGAGAACGTTGTTGGCGGTTCTATCCAAGAGTCTGAACTTGTTGAGGGAGTCATCGTAGATAAAGAACGTGTCCACGATGACATGCCTTACTTCGCTGAAGATGCTAACGTTGCTGTTCTCGACGACGGTATTGAAGTCCCTGAAACTGAAATCGACGCTGAGGTCAACGTTACTGATCCAGATCAACTTCAGGAATTCCTTGACCGAGAAGAAGAGCAACTTCGCGAAATGGTTGATCATCTTGTCGATATCGGTGCTGATGTCGTCTTTGCTCAAGATGGAATCGATGACATGGCACAGCACTTCCTAGCTCAGGAAGGCATCCTCGCCGCTCGCCGTGTCAAATCAAGCGACGCGGATCGTATTGCTCGCGCAACCGGCGCCCGTGTTGTGTCTAACGTAGATGACGTCACCGAAGACGACCTTGGATACGCTGGATCTGTTACTCAGAAAGACATTGCTGGCGACCAGCGTCTTTTCGTCGAAGATGTTGACAAAGCAAAGTCTGTCACCCTTATCCTTCGTGGAGGAACCGAGCACGTTGTTGATGAGGTCGAACGTGCAATTGAAGACGCAATGGGCGTTGTTCGTGTCACACTCGAAGATGGCAAAGTTCTGCCCGGTGGCGGTGCTCCAGAAATTGAGGTTGCCCAAGAACTTGCCAACTTCGCAGACTCTGTTGGCGGTCGTGAACAGATTGCTGTCGAAACCTTCGCTGAGGCACTCGACGTAATCCCACGAACTCTTGCTGAGAATGCAGGTCACGACCCAATCGACTCTATTGTTGAGCTCCGAAGCCAGCACGATGCTGGTGAGAGTGCCGCTGGTCTTGATGCGTACTCTGGTGAGGTTATCAATATGGCTGATGACGGCGTTGTTGAGCCACTTCGTGTCAAGACACAAGCAATCGAATCAGCTACCGAAGCAGCTGTTATGATCCTCCGCATTGATGATGTGATTGCTGCTGGTGAGCTCGCTGGTGGCCAAACCGGCGACGACGATGACGATGAGATGCCTGGTGGTCCAGGCGGCCCAGGCGGTGCTGGCATGGGCGGCATGGGCGGAGGCATGGGAGGCGGTATGGGCGGCATGATGTAA
- a CDS encoding peptidylprolyl isomerase, with amino-acid sequence MAIENGDTVEIEYVGELQDGEVFDTSRKEVAEEAGIAQADREYEPLTVNVGEGQLIEGFENALYDLEPGVTETVTIPPEKAYGEWSEENVREYGRDDFEQMIGSKTPEEGAYLRTQNGGRAQIASVEEDVVHVDFNHELAGETLMFEIEVLSVE; translated from the coding sequence ATGGCAATTGAAAATGGAGACACGGTCGAGATAGAGTATGTAGGAGAGCTTCAAGACGGAGAAGTATTTGATACATCGCGGAAAGAGGTTGCCGAAGAAGCAGGGATCGCTCAAGCAGATAGGGAATATGAGCCGCTGACTGTTAATGTCGGAGAAGGTCAATTGATCGAAGGATTTGAAAATGCCCTGTACGATCTTGAGCCAGGTGTAACTGAGACAGTCACAATTCCACCAGAGAAAGCATATGGAGAATGGTCAGAAGAGAATGTGCGGGAATACGGTCGTGATGATTTTGAGCAGATGATTGGAAGTAAAACGCCGGAGGAGGGTGCATACCTCCGAACACAGAATGGAGGACGGGCACAGATAGCGTCTGTCGAAGAAGATGTTGTTCATGTTGATTTCAATCACGAGTTAGCCGGCGAAACCCTGATGTTTGAAATTGAAGTGCTCTCTGTTGAATAA
- a CDS encoding ATP synthase subunit B, whose amino-acid sequence MKEYQTINEISGPLVFAEVDEPIGYDEIVEIETPRGETRRGQILETSDDLVAIQVFEGTEGIGLDASVRFLGETMKMPVTEDLLGRVLDGSGNPIDGGPDIVPDDRVDIVGEAINPYAREYPEEFIQTGVSAIDGMNTLVRGQKLPLFSASGLPHNELALQIARQATVPEEEEDGGEGSEFAVVFAAMGITAEEANEFMDDFERTGALERAVVFMNLADDPAVERTVTPRLALTTAEYLAFEKDYHVLVILTDMTNYCEALREIGAAREEVPGRRGYPGYMYTDLAELYERAGRIDGSDGSVTQIPILTMPGDDDTHPIPDLTGYITEGQIYIDRDLESQGVEPPIYVLPSLSRLMDDGIGEGLTREDHGDVADQLYAAYAEGEDLRDLVNIVGREALSERDNKYLDFADQFEEEFVEQGFNTDRDIDETLELGWDLLSILPKDELIRIDEELIEEHYREEGAAHISAD is encoded by the coding sequence ATGAAAGAATACCAAACAATTAACGAGATCAGTGGACCGCTGGTTTTCGCCGAGGTCGATGAGCCAATCGGATACGACGAAATTGTTGAGATTGAGACGCCACGCGGAGAGACACGACGAGGGCAGATTCTCGAAACGAGTGATGATTTGGTTGCAATCCAAGTTTTCGAAGGAACCGAAGGAATTGGACTCGACGCGTCAGTGCGGTTCCTCGGTGAAACCATGAAGATGCCAGTTACAGAGGACCTGCTTGGTCGCGTCCTTGACGGGTCTGGTAATCCAATTGATGGAGGACCAGACATTGTTCCAGACGACCGAGTCGATATCGTTGGAGAAGCAATCAATCCTTATGCTCGAGAATACCCTGAGGAATTTATTCAGACCGGTGTATCCGCAATTGATGGGATGAACACACTGGTTCGTGGACAGAAGCTACCGCTGTTTTCAGCCTCAGGACTACCTCACAATGAGCTGGCGCTACAGATTGCGCGGCAAGCAACAGTGCCAGAAGAAGAGGAAGACGGCGGTGAGGGCAGCGAGTTCGCAGTCGTATTCGCTGCAATGGGTATTACTGCCGAAGAAGCAAACGAATTCATGGATGACTTCGAACGAACGGGCGCACTGGAACGCGCTGTCGTGTTCATGAACCTGGCAGACGACCCAGCAGTTGAGCGAACGGTTACACCTCGACTGGCGTTGACCACCGCAGAGTATCTTGCTTTCGAGAAGGACTATCACGTACTCGTTATCCTCACAGACATGACAAACTACTGTGAGGCACTGCGAGAGATTGGTGCAGCTCGTGAGGAGGTTCCGGGTCGTCGTGGTTATCCAGGATACATGTATACTGACCTGGCAGAATTGTATGAACGCGCCGGTCGGATTGACGGCTCGGATGGATCGGTCACACAGATTCCGATCCTCACGATGCCAGGTGACGACGATACCCACCCTATTCCTGACCTAACAGGATACATTACAGAAGGTCAGATTTACATTGATCGTGACTTAGAATCTCAGGGAGTTGAACCCCCAATTTATGTCCTTCCGTCACTCTCACGACTGATGGATGACGGAATTGGTGAAGGCCTCACCCGTGAGGATCACGGAGATGTAGCTGATCAACTGTACGCGGCATACGCAGAAGGTGAAGACCTTCGTGATCTGGTGAATATTGTCGGTCGAGAAGCACTATCTGAACGAGACAACAAGTATCTCGATTTCGCAGACCAGTTCGAAGAAGAGTTTGTCGAGCAAGGATTTAACACAGATCGGGATATTGACGAGACACTCGAGCTCGGATGGGATCTACTTTCAATTCTACCAAAGGATGAGCTTATCCGAATTGATGAGGAGCTGATTGAGGAACACTACCGCGAAGAAGGAGCGGCACACATTTCCGCAGACTAA
- a CDS encoding ATP synthase subunit A, producing MSQATDVSTDEDGVIKSVSGPVVTAAGLNARMNDVVYVGEEGLMGEVIEIEGDITTIQVYEETSGVGPGEPVKNTGEPLSVDLGPGVLDTIYDGTQRPLDVLEHKMGAFLDRGVDAPGIDLDSTWDFEPAVSEGDTVEPGDVVGTVPETESIEHKVLVPPDYEGGEVVEAKSGTYSVTETVVELDNGEEVTMHQEWPVRQPRPTVDKSTPREPLVSGQRILDGLFPIAKGGTAAIPGPFGSGKTVTQQQLAKWADADIVVYIGCGERGNEMTEVIEDFPELEDPKSGNPLMARTCLIANTSNMPVAARESCIYTGITIAEYYRDMGYDVALMADSTSRWAEAMREISSRLEEMPGEEGYPAYLAARLAEFYERAGKFENLNGSEGSISVIGAVSPPGGDFSEPVTQNTLRIVKTFWALDADLAERRHFPAINWNESYSLYRQQLDPWFEDEVDEDWPEIRQWIVDTLDEEDELQEIVQLVGKDALPEDQQLTLEVARHIRESFLQQNALHDVDTYCPPEKTYLIMQAIKTLNDEAFEALDAGVPVEEITSIDATARLGRIGTTPDDEAEAFVNEVQEEITEQLRDLY from the coding sequence ATGAGTCAAGCAACAGACGTAAGCACAGACGAAGACGGCGTTATCAAAAGCGTCAGTGGTCCAGTTGTTACAGCAGCTGGCCTCAATGCCCGGATGAACGATGTTGTCTACGTTGGTGAAGAAGGATTGATGGGAGAGGTTATTGAAATTGAAGGCGACATCACAACGATTCAGGTGTATGAGGAAACCTCTGGCGTCGGACCTGGTGAACCGGTTAAAAATACAGGTGAACCACTGAGTGTTGACCTAGGACCAGGCGTACTGGACACAATTTATGACGGTACTCAGCGCCCACTTGATGTTCTTGAACATAAGATGGGCGCATTCCTTGACCGAGGAGTTGACGCACCAGGGATTGACCTCGATTCAACGTGGGACTTCGAACCAGCAGTCAGCGAAGGAGACACTGTTGAACCGGGCGATGTAGTTGGGACTGTTCCAGAGACAGAGAGTATCGAGCACAAAGTACTGGTACCACCAGATTACGAAGGAGGCGAAGTCGTTGAGGCGAAGAGTGGAACCTACTCTGTCACTGAAACTGTTGTCGAGCTGGACAACGGTGAAGAAGTGACAATGCATCAAGAGTGGCCAGTTCGACAGCCACGGCCAACGGTTGATAAGTCCACTCCACGAGAGCCACTTGTCAGTGGTCAGCGTATCCTTGATGGGCTGTTCCCGATTGCTAAAGGAGGAACAGCAGCAATTCCTGGACCATTCGGGTCAGGAAAGACAGTGACACAGCAGCAGCTGGCTAAGTGGGCGGACGCAGATATTGTTGTTTACATTGGCTGTGGTGAGCGAGGTAATGAGATGACGGAGGTCATCGAGGATTTCCCAGAGCTCGAAGATCCAAAGTCAGGAAATCCACTGATGGCCCGTACATGTTTGATCGCTAATACGTCAAACATGCCGGTCGCAGCCAGAGAGTCCTGTATTTACACTGGGATTACTATTGCAGAGTACTACCGTGACATGGGCTATGATGTCGCATTGATGGCAGATTCGACATCACGGTGGGCAGAAGCAATGCGAGAGATTTCGTCCCGGCTTGAGGAAATGCCAGGAGAAGAGGGTTATCCGGCATATCTGGCCGCTCGTCTCGCCGAGTTTTATGAGCGGGCTGGGAAATTCGAGAATCTCAACGGGTCTGAGGGCTCAATTTCAGTAATTGGAGCTGTTTCACCGCCAGGTGGAGACTTCTCAGAGCCAGTAACTCAGAATACTCTTCGAATTGTAAAGACATTCTGGGCATTGGATGCTGACCTTGCTGAACGGCGACACTTCCCAGCGATTAATTGGAATGAATCGTACTCACTGTATCGACAGCAGCTTGACCCGTGGTTTGAGGACGAAGTAGACGAAGACTGGCCAGAAATTCGGCAGTGGATTGTCGATACGCTGGACGAAGAGGATGAGCTTCAAGAGATTGTTCAGCTGGTTGGTAAGGACGCACTTCCGGAAGATCAGCAGCTAACGCTTGAAGTTGCCCGACATATTCGGGAATCGTTCCTACAGCAGAACGCACTGCATGATGTAGATACATATTGCCCACCGGAGAAGACCTACCTCATCATGCAGGCAATCAAGACGTTGAATGACGAGGCATTCGAGGCACTTGATGCCGGTGTGCCAGTCGAAGAGATTACATCGATTGACGCTACTGCACGGCTTGGTCGGATCGGGACAACGCCAGATGACGAAGCAGAAGCGTTCGTCAATGAAGTCCAAGAAGAGATTACTGAACAACTACGGGACCTCTACTGA
- a CDS encoding V-type ATP synthase subunit F: MSGSQEIAVVGSPEFTTGFRLAGVRRFENVSDDQKEAELDEAINNVLNDEKVGIVVMHDDDLKHLSRGVKEEVETSVEPVVVTLGGGAGSGGLREQIKRAIGIDLMDEDQ, encoded by the coding sequence ATGAGTGGAAGCCAGGAAATAGCCGTCGTTGGCAGTCCGGAATTCACAACGGGTTTCCGACTTGCCGGTGTACGGCGATTTGAGAACGTATCGGATGATCAAAAAGAGGCTGAGTTGGACGAGGCCATTAACAATGTACTAAATGATGAGAAGGTTGGAATCGTTGTTATGCATGATGACGATCTTAAACACCTCTCTCGAGGTGTCAAAGAAGAGGTTGAAACAAGTGTTGAGCCAGTTGTGGTGACACTTGGTGGCGGAGCCGGTAGTGGTGGCCTCAGAGAGCAGATCAAGCGGGCAATTGGAATTGACCTGATGGATGAAGATCAATAA